One Fibrobacter sp. UWB2 DNA window includes the following coding sequences:
- a CDS encoding C13 family peptidase, giving the protein MQRSKPALLLIWMTVAILCLCGCSDNSVSAKTDTKTRKIRVAVMAKSSEMVRWKRSAEWALENMEKAQDGLDQKVKLQLEFKNQDDADIDEYMEKVAHDTDYAAIVGPTQSDKAYRMAELLRKSAKPILSPKASNVEYQRFFANMPNLWNLVENDFMLIESAFSHLASSFASIFMNELELTLLAPSSELNGGLVSSYVDWLGFMAEEFGLKIDRIFLYNDETELRKLTQTYLERRKPYSVLLFEPYDDKMALAFDDELYQQDVASQGGIRVVCSNNFASDSIVKKLHYDFYRGFDLYARPESGFAQAYHEHFGEDILNGEAHFFDALYILAYAATYSVSSGLELNESIRAVLGGRDGTGGDWMIAGMHENFKSLQNGRLPDLTGVSSSWTFLDRDNSVSGSVYRGWNIADHKYVTNDFTSNDDSKHSINPEENWLDFFKADVDTSFFEYADSNISYNDVSKHWALLVAASSGWANYRFQADIFAIYQKLKKMGYDDDHIIVIAEDDIANHSRNLYPGELFIRLDGDNVYENGVVDYKLSSVTVSDLGNILRGNSSDKLSKVLRAKSTDNVFVFWSGHGMPGYLEYGKDKVSYEQIVALIKEIPHRKVLVAVEACYSGGLGETAEKADIPGIVFLTAASPYETSKADERNEEMGVYLTNSFTRGFTKLLDETPDATLRDMYVEIASKISGSHVQLYNVNHYGNIYKETIGEFFVIK; this is encoded by the coding sequence ATGCAAAGAAGTAAGCCTGCTCTGCTTTTGATATGGATGACGGTAGCAATACTTTGCCTTTGCGGCTGTTCTGATAATTCCGTCTCTGCCAAGACCGATACGAAAACGCGTAAAATCAGGGTCGCCGTCATGGCGAAATCTTCTGAAATGGTCCGTTGGAAACGCAGCGCCGAATGGGCTTTGGAAAATATGGAAAAAGCTCAGGACGGGCTAGACCAAAAGGTAAAACTGCAACTGGAATTTAAGAACCAGGATGATGCCGATATCGACGAGTATATGGAAAAGGTGGCTCACGATACGGACTATGCGGCCATTGTGGGGCCCACTCAATCGGACAAGGCGTACCGCATGGCGGAACTTTTGCGGAAAAGTGCGAAGCCGATTCTTTCGCCCAAGGCGTCGAATGTGGAATACCAGCGTTTTTTTGCCAACATGCCGAATTTGTGGAACTTGGTTGAAAACGACTTTATGCTGATAGAATCCGCTTTCTCGCATTTGGCTAGTTCTTTTGCGTCTATTTTTATGAATGAACTGGAACTTACACTTTTGGCTCCGTCAAGCGAGTTGAATGGCGGACTCGTAAGTTCTTATGTCGACTGGCTAGGTTTTATGGCCGAAGAATTCGGTCTTAAAATAGACAGAATCTTTTTGTACAATGACGAAACCGAACTGCGGAAGCTTACGCAGACTTATTTGGAACGAAGGAAGCCGTATAGCGTTTTGTTATTTGAACCCTATGATGACAAAATGGCCTTAGCCTTTGATGATGAATTGTATCAACAGGATGTCGCTTCTCAAGGTGGAATCCGAGTGGTGTGTTCGAATAATTTCGCTTCGGACTCTATCGTGAAAAAACTTCATTACGATTTTTACCGTGGCTTTGATTTGTACGCAAGGCCCGAGTCTGGGTTTGCGCAAGCATACCATGAACATTTTGGCGAAGACATTCTCAATGGCGAAGCGCATTTCTTTGATGCTCTGTATATTTTGGCGTATGCCGCGACTTATTCCGTTTCGTCGGGCTTGGAATTGAATGAATCGATTAGAGCTGTGCTCGGAGGAAGGGACGGTACCGGCGGCGATTGGATGATTGCCGGAATGCATGAAAATTTCAAGTCGTTGCAGAACGGACGCTTGCCTGATTTGACGGGGGTATCGAGCTCTTGGACTTTCTTGGATAGGGACAACAGTGTGAGCGGTTCAGTGTATCGCGGGTGGAATATTGCTGACCATAAATATGTCACGAATGATTTTACCAGCAACGACGACTCGAAACATTCGATAAATCCAGAAGAAAATTGGCTGGATTTTTTCAAGGCCGATGTGGATACGAGTTTTTTCGAATATGCAGATTCGAATATTTCTTACAATGACGTTTCAAAACATTGGGCGCTTTTGGTTGCAGCCTCATCGGGCTGGGCAAATTACCGGTTTCAGGCGGACATCTTTGCCATTTACCAGAAACTCAAGAAGATGGGGTACGACGATGACCATATTATCGTGATTGCCGAAGATGACATTGCAAATCATAGTCGCAACCTGTATCCGGGGGAACTGTTTATCCGTTTGGATGGAGACAATGTCTATGAAAATGGTGTGGTTGATTACAAATTAAGTTCCGTAACGGTGTCTGATCTAGGAAATATATTAAGGGGAAATTCAAGTGATAAGTTGTCAAAGGTCCTCCGTGCAAAGTCGACCGACAATGTTTTTGTCTTTTGGAGTGGTCACGGAATGCCGGGGTATTTGGAATATGGTAAAGACAAGGTTAGTTATGAGCAGATTGTTGCGCTGATAAAAGAAATTCCGCACCGCAAGGTGTTGGTTGCCGTGGAGGCCTGCTATAGTGGTGGACTTGGTGAAACGGCGGAAAAGGCGGATATTCCTGGTATCGTTTTTCTAACAGCGGCGTCGCCTTATGAAACGAGTAAGGCGGATGAACGAAACGAAGAAATGGGCGTATACTTGACGAATAGTTTTACCCGAGGTTTTACGAAGCTGCTTGATGAAACACCCGACGCAACGCTGAGGGACATGTATGTCGAAATCGCAAGTAAGATTTCGGGTTCGCACGTGCAGTTGTACAACGTGAACCATTATGGAAATATCTACAAAGAAACGATAGGTGAATTTTTTGTAATAAAATAA
- a CDS encoding HAD-IIA family hydrolase produces MDKFETEIYLRYKQIIESQTACSFTCHPGLVPGSPFLCKTELSSWRALPDRIQSDSCAVPRHVHMADLLDRYDVFCFDGYGTLYNRDRFVYPGAMDWFQLLRRAGKILRLVTNAASDVDGVLARAAEKRGFDFSTEETISSGSLLPKLVEQLRSGVATNAAAGIVNGCTGGTAAKPLELREVYYIGRESGRNVLKACGITAVAMDAEPAEPIVAISSAKDTPETYARAVKILQKPGAILLVLNSDAWAPKVPDENGVTAREPVSGALSERLRRDSMCEANGGEGCETYYLGKPFPQIWERVKASLPVGSRVLMIGDTLGTDVYGAKIAGFDSALVVGRNVPAEELEADEIALGIRPDYYLEP; encoded by the coding sequence ATGGATAAATTCGAAACTGAAATCTACCTGCGCTACAAGCAAATTATTGAATCGCAAACGGCGTGCTCCTTTACATGTCATCCCGGACTAGTTCCGGGATCTCCATTTCTTTGCAAAACTGAATTGTCATCCTGGAGGGCTCTGCCCGATAGGATCCAGAGCGATTCCTGTGCAGTCCCTCGCCATGTTCACATGGCGGATTTGCTGGACCGCTACGATGTTTTTTGCTTTGACGGTTACGGCACCCTCTACAATCGTGATAGATTTGTTTACCCCGGTGCAATGGATTGGTTTCAGTTGCTTCGCCGTGCAGGTAAAATCCTTCGCCTAGTGACAAATGCCGCTTCCGATGTGGACGGCGTTTTGGCTCGTGCTGCGGAAAAGCGTGGCTTTGACTTTTCGACGGAAGAAACGATTTCGTCGGGAAGCTTGCTACCGAAACTCGTGGAACAGTTGCGTTCGGGTGTCGCGACAAATGCGGCTGCCGGAATTGTGAATGGATGCACTGGTGGAACTGCTGCGAAACCGCTTGAATTGCGCGAGGTCTATTACATCGGCCGTGAATCGGGCAGGAATGTTTTGAAAGCTTGTGGAATTACCGCAGTTGCGATGGATGCAGAACCTGCCGAGCCGATTGTGGCAATTTCGTCTGCGAAAGACACGCCAGAAACTTATGCGCGCGCGGTCAAAATTTTGCAGAAACCGGGTGCAATTCTTCTCGTGCTGAATTCGGATGCATGGGCTCCGAAAGTGCCTGATGAAAATGGTGTGACGGCTCGTGAGCCTGTTTCGGGTGCGCTCTCGGAACGCTTGCGTCGTGATTCTATGTGTGAGGCGAATGGGGGCGAGGGCTGTGAAACCTATTACTTGGGCAAGCCCTTCCCGCAGATTTGGGAGCGTGTCAAAGCTTCGCTTCCGGTGGGCTCTCGCGTGCTGATGATTGGAGATACGCTTGGAACAGACGTGTATGGCGCGAAAATTGCAGGCTTCGATTCTGCTCTAGTTGTCGGGCGAAATGTGCCTGCTGAAGAACTCGAAGCGGATGAAATTGCTCTCGGTATTCGCCCGGATTATTATTTGGAACCGTAA
- a CDS encoding aspartoacylase, with translation MSKINTIVVAGGTHGNERTGVSLVEKWKAHPECYNTLCKSATVDVVLANPEAVRLNRRYRDHDLNRAFAQACLDMSVEPAPYEFRRARELNKIYGPKGENTRTDLILDVHNTGSNMGYCLILSTRDPFTMKASAVLTQEFEDAWIYYQPEERSASPYFGTVAKADVCIEIGPQQHGTLNAAIFERSEKLVKRYLELAEEWNRGELQKRAPIKVEVYTQLRDLGYPKPQGGGAIQAMIHPELDGHDYRELRQGDKLFRTFDGKDILFEGEPDGRSVYPIFINEPAYYEKDIAMSLTVKTVEEW, from the coding sequence ATGAGTAAAATCAACACAATTGTCGTTGCCGGTGGAACGCATGGCAACGAACGCACGGGCGTGAGCCTGGTCGAAAAGTGGAAGGCTCATCCTGAATGTTATAATACGCTTTGTAAATCGGCAACGGTTGATGTTGTGCTTGCAAATCCGGAGGCGGTTCGCCTCAATCGCCGTTACCGTGACCATGATTTGAATCGCGCATTTGCTCAGGCTTGCTTGGATATGTCTGTGGAACCTGCGCCGTACGAATTCCGCCGCGCTCGTGAACTCAATAAGATTTACGGGCCCAAGGGCGAAAATACGCGCACCGACTTGATTTTGGACGTGCACAACACGGGCTCGAATATGGGCTATTGTCTGATTCTTTCGACTCGTGATCCGTTTACGATGAAGGCTTCGGCTGTGCTCACGCAAGAATTCGAGGACGCCTGGATTTATTACCAGCCCGAAGAACGTAGCGCTTCACCGTATTTTGGAACGGTCGCCAAGGCGGACGTTTGCATTGAAATTGGCCCGCAGCAGCATGGAACGCTGAATGCCGCTATTTTTGAACGTTCCGAAAAGCTTGTGAAACGTTATTTGGAACTTGCTGAGGAATGGAACCGTGGAGAGTTGCAAAAGCGCGCTCCGATTAAGGTTGAAGTTTATACGCAGCTGCGAGACTTGGGATACCCGAAGCCGCAGGGCGGTGGCGCCATACAGGCGATGATCCACCCGGAATTGGATGGTCACGATTACCGCGAACTCAGACAAGGCGACAAACTTTTCCGCACGTTTGATGGCAAGGACATCTTGTTCGAGGGCGAACCGGACGGTCGCTCGGTCTACCCGATATTCATCAACGAGCCTGCGTACTACGAGAAAGACATCGCCATGAGCCTCACGGTGAAAACCGTGGAAGAATGGTAG